A DNA window from Engraulis encrasicolus isolate BLACKSEA-1 chromosome 3, IST_EnEncr_1.0, whole genome shotgun sequence contains the following coding sequences:
- the zbtb34 gene encoding zinc finger and BTB domain-containing protein 34 isoform X1: MMDDGGGYVELDVPEFSSSVLSQLNELRLQGKLCDIIVHIQGQPFRAHKAVLAASSPYFRDHSALGTMSGLSISVIKNPEVFEQLLAFCYTGRMALRLRDVISFLTAASFLQMQAVIDKCTQILEGLHAKIHLPPGVLPIPIPPEAMHLHPHHLHLHHPGSDEDTPPPPGEGGASSSSAKQDRGRNGVKDGGLFLNPTQISPPYYSRTRAAQRHAHQQVQVHEEAQSDRCSSDGAASEQDALMEGDVEAVELIGRDGQVTDIHVKLEKTDRDHRDHRDRDRERERPSQSDSSSTTGDDGYHTELVDGEQVLAVSVGSYGPVIAAATAPGPPGGGVGYSSYATAAIAAPPPPCFLSLGSSPSPSRSLLGGFRGGRGRSKRALQALPADLLGQLKAGMGGGEEGDGGATESGEREGRDSGGGLRAQQWYPFNERLVCIYCGKSFNQKGSLDRHMRLHMGITPFVCKYCGKKYTRKDQLEYHIRGHTDNKPFHCQLCGKCFPFQGTLNQHLRKKHMGAPLTPGDPAHHSLNHHGDHEPLDDEPLDGGVGDPDDAGEEEAGAPAFGEGYGEEPPGERNAEDANAAPRSPE, encoded by the exons ATGATGGATGACGGGGGCGGCTACGTGGAGCTGGACGTTCCGGAATTCAGCAGCAGCGTTCTGAGCCAGCTGAACGAACTGCGACTACAGGGCAAGCTGTGTGACATCATCGTCCACATCCAG GGTCAGCCGTTTCGTGCCCACAAGGCGGTGTTGGCGGCCAGCTCCCCGTACTTCCGTGACCACTCAGCGCTGGGCACCATGAGCGGCCTCTCCATCTCCGTCATTAAGAACCCCGAGGTGTTCGAACAGCTGCTGGCCTTCTGCTACACCGGACGCATGGCGCTACGGCTACGAGACGTCATCAGCTTCCTCACCGCAGCCTCCTTCCTCCAGATGCAG GCCGTCATAGACAAGTGTACCCAGATCCTGGAGGGGCTCCATGCCAAGATCCACCTGCCGCCAGGTGTGCTGCCGATCCCCATCCCCCCCGAGGCCATGCACctgcacccccaccacctccacctccaccacccggGCTCAGACGAGGACACGCCCCCTCCGCCGGGGGAGGGaggagcctcctcctcctctgctaaacaagat AGGGGTCGTAACGGTGTGAAGGACGGGGGCCTGTTCCTCAACCCCACCCAGATCTCCCCGCCATATTACTCCCGCACCCGCGccgcacagaggcacgcacaccagcag GTTCAGGTCCATGAGGAGGCCCAGTCTGATCGCTGCAGTAGTGACGGCGCGGCGTCTGAGCAGGACGCGCTGATGGAGGGCGACGTGGAGGCGGTGGAGCTGATTGGTCGAGATGGTCAGGTGACCGACATCCACGTCAAGCTGGAGAAGACGGACCGCGATCACCGCGATCACCGCGACCGAGACCGCGAGCGGGAACGCCCCAGCCAATCGGATTCCTCGTCCACTACGGGTGACGACGGCTACCACACGGAGCTTGTGGACGGGGAGCAGGTGCTGGCGGTCAGCGTGGGCTCTTacgggcccgtcatcgccgcggCAACGGCCCCCGGGCCTCCGGGCGGGGGCGTCGGCTACTCCTCCTACGCCACGGCCGCCATCGCAGCCCCGCCCCCTCCCTGCTTCCTCAGCCTGGGCTCCTCCCCCTCGCCCTCGCGCTCCCTGCTGGGTGGCTTCCGGGGGGGTAGGGGGCGCTCTAAGCGAGCGCTACAGGCGCTACCCGCTGACTTGCTGGGGCAGCTGAAGGCcgggatggggggaggagaggagggggacggGGGGGCCACAG agtcGGGCGAGAGGGAAGGGCGTGATTCCGGCGGTGGCCTGCGGGCGCAGCAGTGGTATCCGTTTAACGAGCGGCTGGTGTGCATCTACTGTGGCAAGTCCTTTAACCAGAAGGGCAGCCTGGACCGCCACATGAGACTCCATATGGGCATCACGCCATTCGTATGCAAGTACTGCG GTAAGAAGTACACGCGTAAGGACCAGCTGGAGTACCACATCCGCGGACACACCGACAACAAGCCCTTTCACTGCCAGCTGTGCGGAAAATGCTTCCCCTTCCAG GGCACACTCAACCAGCACCTGCGCAAGAAGCACATGGGCGCCCCTCTGACCCCCGGAGACCCCGCCCACCACTCCCTCAATCACCACGGCGACCACGAGCCTCTGGACGACGAGCCCCTGGATGGCGGCGTGGGAGACCCCGATGAcgcgggggaggaggaggccggGGCACCGGCGTTTGGGGAGGGCTACGGAGAGGAGCCGCCGGGGGAACGGAACGCAGAGGACGCCAACGCAGCCCCACGCAGCCCTGAGTAG
- the zbtb34 gene encoding zinc finger and BTB domain-containing protein 34 isoform X2, with amino-acid sequence MALRLRDVISFLTAASFLQMQAVIDKCTQILEGLHAKIHLPPGVLPIPIPPEAMHLHPHHLHLHHPGSDEDTPPPPGEGGASSSSAKQDRGRNGVKDGGLFLNPTQISPPYYSRTRAAQRHAHQQVQVHEEAQSDRCSSDGAASEQDALMEGDVEAVELIGRDGQVTDIHVKLEKTDRDHRDHRDRDRERERPSQSDSSSTTGDDGYHTELVDGEQVLAVSVGSYGPVIAAATAPGPPGGGVGYSSYATAAIAAPPPPCFLSLGSSPSPSRSLLGGFRGGRGRSKRALQALPADLLGQLKAGMGGGEEGDGGATESGEREGRDSGGGLRAQQWYPFNERLVCIYCGKSFNQKGSLDRHMRLHMGITPFVCKYCGKKYTRKDQLEYHIRGHTDNKPFHCQLCGKCFPFQGTLNQHLRKKHMGAPLTPGDPAHHSLNHHGDHEPLDDEPLDGGVGDPDDAGEEEAGAPAFGEGYGEEPPGERNAEDANAAPRSPE; translated from the exons ATGGCGCTACGGCTACGAGACGTCATCAGCTTCCTCACCGCAGCCTCCTTCCTACAGATGCAG GCCGTCATAGACAAGTGTACCCAGATCCTGGAGGGGCTCCATGCCAAGATCCACCTGCCGCCAGGTGTGCTGCCGATCCCCATCCCCCCCGAGGCCATGCACctgcacccccaccacctccacctccaccacccggGCTCAGACGAGGACACGCCCCCTCCGCCGGGGGAGGGaggagcctcctcctcctctgctaaacaagat AGGGGTCGTAACGGTGTGAAGGACGGGGGCCTGTTCCTCAACCCCACCCAGATCTCCCCGCCATATTACTCCCGCACCCGCGccgcacagaggcacgcacaccagcag GTTCAGGTCCATGAGGAGGCCCAGTCTGATCGCTGCAGTAGTGACGGCGCGGCGTCTGAGCAGGACGCGCTGATGGAGGGCGACGTGGAGGCGGTGGAGCTGATTGGTCGAGATGGTCAGGTGACCGACATCCACGTCAAGCTGGAGAAGACGGACCGCGATCACCGCGATCACCGCGACCGAGACCGCGAGCGGGAACGCCCCAGCCAATCGGATTCCTCGTCCACTACGGGTGACGACGGCTACCACACGGAGCTTGTGGACGGGGAGCAGGTGCTGGCGGTCAGCGTGGGCTCTTacgggcccgtcatcgccgcggCAACGGCCCCCGGGCCTCCGGGCGGGGGCGTCGGCTACTCCTCCTACGCCACGGCCGCCATCGCAGCCCCGCCCCCTCCCTGCTTCCTCAGCCTGGGCTCCTCCCCCTCGCCCTCGCGCTCCCTGCTGGGTGGCTTCCGGGGGGGTAGGGGGCGCTCTAAGCGAGCGCTACAGGCGCTACCCGCTGACTTGCTGGGGCAGCTGAAGGCcgggatggggggaggagaggagggggacggGGGGGCCACAG agtcGGGCGAGAGGGAAGGGCGTGATTCCGGCGGTGGCCTGCGGGCGCAGCAGTGGTATCCGTTTAACGAGCGGCTGGTGTGCATCTACTGTGGCAAGTCCTTTAACCAGAAGGGCAGCCTGGACCGCCACATGAGACTCCATATGGGCATCACGCCATTCGTATGCAAGTACTGCG GTAAGAAGTACACGCGTAAGGACCAGCTGGAGTACCACATCCGCGGACACACCGACAACAAGCCCTTTCACTGCCAGCTGTGCGGAAAATGCTTCCCCTTCCAG GGCACACTCAACCAGCACCTGCGCAAGAAGCACATGGGCGCCCCTCTGACCCCCGGAGACCCCGCCCACCACTCCCTCAATCACCACGGCGACCACGAGCCTCTGGACGACGAGCCCCTGGATGGCGGCGTGGGAGACCCCGATGAcgcgggggaggaggaggccggGGCACCGGCGTTTGGGGAGGGCTACGGAGAGGAGCCGCCGGGGGAACGGAACGCAGAGGACGCCAACGCAGCCCCACGCAGCCCTGAGTAG